Proteins encoded within one genomic window of Granulicella pectinivorans:
- a CDS encoding GDSL-type esterase/lipase family protein, producing MLNPIRVALTTLLFLARVATAQLSTGNPATNPVPRTESWWVARHHDKLTEAQLGNVDLLFVGDSITQNYEKPGPAPNEVFLPIWQTYFAPHRAMNLGFSGDETAHVLWRLQNGEVQGLNPKNIVLLIGTNNTGRGQTAPQVTEGIIACVEELHRLMPAAKILLLNILPTAITELKSSKDATINTNIDAHYASSPYVRTLDLAHLFLKNGVVDPTLFYDPELQPSRAPLHPNTAGQRRMAEAVSHALYPTP from the coding sequence ATGCTCAACCCGATCCGCGTCGCCCTCACCACCCTCCTCTTCCTCGCCCGGGTAGCCACCGCCCAGCTCTCCACCGGCAACCCCGCCACCAACCCCGTCCCCCGCACCGAGTCCTGGTGGGTCGCCCGCCACCACGACAAACTCACCGAAGCCCAGCTCGGCAACGTCGACCTCCTCTTCGTCGGCGACTCCATCACCCAGAACTACGAAAAGCCCGGCCCGGCTCCCAACGAGGTCTTCCTCCCAATCTGGCAAACCTACTTCGCTCCTCACCGCGCCATGAACCTCGGCTTCTCCGGCGATGAGACCGCTCACGTCCTCTGGCGCCTCCAGAACGGCGAAGTCCAAGGGCTCAACCCAAAGAACATCGTTCTCCTCATCGGCACCAACAACACCGGACGCGGCCAGACCGCTCCCCAGGTCACCGAAGGCATCATCGCCTGCGTCGAGGAGCTCCACCGCCTCATGCCCGCCGCGAAGATTCTCCTCCTCAACATCCTCCCCACCGCCATCACCGAGCTCAAGTCCAGCAAAGACGCCACCATCAACACCAACATCGACGCCCACTACGCTTCGTCCCCGTACGTGCGCACCCTGGACCTCGCCCACCTCTTCCTCAAGAACGGCGTAGTGGATCCCACCCTCTTCTACGACCCCGAGCTCCAGCCATCCAGGGCACCGCTCCACCCCAACACCGCGGGCCAGCGCCGCATGGCCGAAGCCGTCTCCCACGCCCTCTACCCAACTCCCTGA
- a CDS encoding FMN-dependent NADH-azoreductase, whose protein sequence is MKILHLDSSVTGAQSVSRPLSKATTEQLVKSNPGAEVVYRDLVGEPLSHYTAVLRVHGADFVPVTDAEKLELTTGEEILAEFLASDLIVIGAPMYNFGIPSQLKAWVDLICVAGKTFSYTSEGPKGLCGAKKVILVSTRGGQYGEGSPYAPMDFQEKYLKGVLGFLGITDVTVVRAEGLARGGDVAKLAVESAYAEIAKL, encoded by the coding sequence ATGAAGATTCTGCATCTCGATTCGAGCGTGACCGGCGCGCAGTCCGTTAGCCGGCCTTTGAGCAAAGCGACCACGGAGCAGCTTGTGAAGAGCAACCCGGGGGCCGAGGTGGTCTATCGCGACCTGGTGGGCGAGCCGTTAAGCCACTATACGGCTGTGCTGCGCGTGCATGGCGCGGATTTTGTGCCGGTGACAGACGCCGAAAAGCTGGAACTGACGACGGGCGAGGAGATTCTTGCGGAGTTTTTGGCTTCGGACCTGATCGTGATCGGCGCGCCGATGTACAACTTCGGGATTCCCAGCCAGTTGAAGGCGTGGGTTGATCTGATCTGTGTGGCGGGGAAGACGTTCTCGTATACATCGGAGGGTCCGAAGGGGCTTTGCGGGGCGAAGAAGGTCATTCTCGTTTCGACACGGGGCGGTCAGTATGGGGAAGGATCTCCGTACGCGCCGATGGACTTTCAGGAGAAGTATCTGAAGGGTGTGCTTGGGTTCCTGGGAATTACGGATGTGACCGTGGTGCGTGCGGAAGGGCTGGCGCGCGGCGGAGATGTGGCCAAGCTTGCGGTGGAATCGGCGTATGCGGAGATTGCGAAGCTATAG
- a CDS encoding winged helix-turn-helix transcriptional regulator, which produces MQLQFTAQHVAEATDYEEIKVGCSMGGLLEVLTRPWTLHILWLLSRNGPMRFGALRRAVEGISARLLTVRLRTLEERGFVERSVRPTNPPEVTYIPTPRLADMNLFMEQLHKLSDKWQAEDVLKHTKPHVS; this is translated from the coding sequence ATGCAGCTTCAATTCACCGCCCAGCACGTCGCCGAAGCCACCGATTACGAAGAGATCAAGGTAGGCTGCAGTATGGGCGGACTCCTCGAGGTGCTCACCCGCCCCTGGACCCTGCACATCCTCTGGCTCCTCAGCCGCAACGGCCCCATGCGCTTCGGAGCGCTCCGGCGGGCCGTAGAGGGCATCTCCGCCCGCCTCCTCACCGTCCGCCTACGCACGCTCGAAGAGCGCGGCTTCGTCGAGCGCAGCGTCCGCCCCACCAATCCCCCCGAGGTCACCTACATCCCCACCCCACGCCTCGCCGACATGAATCTCTTCATGGAGCAGCTCCATAAGCTCTCCGACAAATGGCAAGCTGAGGATGTCCTCAAACACACCAAGCCCCATGTCTCCTAA